The genomic window TTACCTTGGCCTGGCCTTTTACTACCTCATCTGGATTCTCCTTTTTACAGGATGATAGGCCTATACTACATAAGATGGTGAGCAAAATCAGTGATTTCGAGAGATTGTTATAGATTTTCATTGGTTGGGTTAGTTGATTATAAACAAAAATGGCTTGGTCAAAAACCAAGCCATTTTGTTAACAAAACTAACTTATTAGTTTTTCTTAATAACTATTATTTAGCATAACCGGCATCACCAACATTAAAACGTCCTCATTTTCATCATTGGTTTGTGGAATTAAAAGCCCGGCTCTGTTTGGTGTCGAAAGTTCTAAAGTAACTTCATCACCACTTAAATTGCTCAACATTTCGATCAAAAAGCGTGCATTGAAGCCTATTTCGAGGTCTTCTCCATCATATTGGCAACTTAAACGCTCGTGTGCTTCGTTAGCAAAATCTAAATCCTCTGAAGAGATATTCAATTCGCTTCCGCTAATTTTCAGTCTTACCTGATGTGTCGTTTTATTCGCAAAAATTACAACCCTACGAAGTGTATTTAAAAACAAACTTCTGTCGATAATTAGTTTGTTAGGGTTATTGGTTGGAATTACCGCCTCATAATCTGGATAGCGCTCGTCTATTAAACGACACACTAAATTGATATTTTCGAACTTAAAGAAAGCACTCGTTGCATTATAATCTACTGATACATTAATATCAGTTGAAGGTAAAGCCGCCTTTAAAAGTGTTAAAGCTTTTTTAGGGAGAATAAATGATGTTGCTTTATCTGCCTTGCTATCCATACGACGGTATCTTACCAGTTTATGTGCATCGGTAGCTACAAAGGTAATGTGCTGAGGGGATAACTGACAGAATACACCTGTCATAGCCGGGCGCAATTCATCGTTACTTACTGCAAAAATGGTTTTTGTTATGGCTTCAGTTAAAACTGACGCAGGTAAGTTTACAGAAGATGCGTTTTCCACTACTGGAATCTTCGGAAAATCATCACCATTTTCACCACTTAATTTATACTTACCATCCCCAGCACTGATCTCGATCGCAAAAGTACTATCATCGATATTAAATGCGATGGGCTGATCTGGCAATGTTTTAAGCGTATCTAATAAAATTTTAGATGGAACAGCTACTTTACCTTCTTCCTTTGATTCTACAGCCAAGGCAGTTGTCATGCTGGTTTGCAGATCGGTAGCAGAGATAGTTAAGTTTCCATCTTTAATTTCGAAGAGAAAATTTTCTAATATAGGCAAAACCGTACTGCTGCTTGATGCACCATTTACGGTTTGTAAGTGTTTTAATAGAGTTGATGTGGATACAATAAATCTCATGATATTATTTAGTCTTCTTCAAAAATATAAAAATTATTTAGCGTACTTGTATTTGCGGTGATAATGTTGAAAAATCGCAAAGAATATTAACAATAGCAAGGGGGCCACCACATTTATAAATTGCCATTTCGTTTTTTCGAGCTTAATTTTGGCTTTATCCAACAATCTGATTTTTACTTCTTTATTCCGTAGCGCAATTAAATTGTCGTTATCCGTAAAATAATCAACAATATTGAGCAATAAGGCCTTATTACCAAAAGTACGCTGCGAATAACGGTCGAAACCAAGCAGAAAAGGCGTTCCATTTTGCTCCGATACCTGGTTCTTAAAAATATCGCCATCTCCAATCACAATCATTTTAGCCGGTTTACTGATGCTTTCTAGGCTATAAGGTTGCGTAATTGTAGCTGGTAACGGGCGCCCGGCAAAAACCGATGGAAAATTACCTTCTAACATTAAACCAACATGCTGTGGTTTACTTTGGAAAGACCTTGGATCTAACTGTTCGCTCACCATTTGCAAGCTAAACAATTTCGGCACATTATACACTTTATTATAAGGAGAAGTCGCTAAAATATACGATTTCTTTACGCTTTTAACACCAATAGTATCTACCGTACTAGGAAATTCAGATTTTATACCATCCAGCTTTTTCACAACACTTTCTACAGTATCGGGCAATAAAATCGGGTAATAAATCCAGGGCACCAATTGCATCTGATTCTGCCCGCCTACAACACCTGTAGAAACCGGAATTTCGGCACTGTTTGCCGGATCGGCAATAATATTATAATTAATCCGTGCACCATACATAAAAAGCATATCATCAAGGTTCAAATTACTGTTAACTGCCATCTGTCCACTTTTTCCCCGCAAGCTATCCAATTCGGCGTTTACCTGATCAATACTCCAAAGTACCCTTCCGCCGTTCATTACGAAATAGTTGATTTTGTATTTCTCAGTTTCAGTAAAAGGTTTTTTAGGTTTGGCGATAATCAGCATTTTCAATTTATCTAGCCCTGCTTTATCAATACTATTTAAATCAATACGACCAACCAGATAACTGCTCGATAGGGTGTGAATGGCATCAGCCAATTGTAAATCGGAAAGTTCGCCATTTGATTCCGAGAAACCAATCCGAGGGTTATCACCCGAAAGTACTTTCTTTAAGCTTGAAGTAAAAATATACTCCAGATTTTCAATAGAGCGGTTTATATTGTCTTCGTAATTTCCGCGGGTATCTAAATTTTGAAAGAGTTTAATGGGGAATTCCTTCCCTTTGCTTTCCATCATCGCCATCGGAAATACGAGCTTCTGCGTTAATCCACTTTCAGTTTTAACACTTAAATTAGTTGCTTCTATACCTCTTTCATACAAATTATTGATCACTGTATCTTGATCGGCCTGATTAAGCCCTGCCAAAGGATCAACAAAAACCACCTTGACCTCGGTTTTAGCATAAGCCCGGTAATCCGATAAAATATCCGACACTGCAGCCTGCAAACGTTTAAAAGCAGGTGGTAACTCTCCTGCTAAAAACACAGTAATGATTACCGGTTTTTTATTTTGCTCCAATAAAGATTTCGTTTTATCACTTAAAGTAAAACGCTTATCGGCGGTAAAATCAAAACGATGAAAAGCGTACTGACCAACGATATTTAAAGTAATTAACGCAGCTATAACGATGATAGAATTAACCCATTTATTCTTCAGCTTCATTATCGCTTCCCTCCTATTATTAATTTAGTGACAAACAGAAACAGCACTGAAAAAGTAATAAAGTAAATGAGATCTCTGGTGTCTAAAACACCACGGCTTATCGAAGTATAATGTTGATTAATCCCTAAACTACTGATGATATTACCGATATTTTGAAATGCAGCAAGCTGACTGCTGTACTCAAAACCTAAAAAAGCGAATGCACACAAAGCAGCACTGATCACAAAGGCAATTACCTGGTTTTTAGTCAATACCGATGAGAAAATGCCAATGGATGTAAAGGCAGCACCCAATAAAAATAAACCGATGTAAGAGCCAATAACCGATCC from Flavobacterium sp. W4I14 includes these protein-coding regions:
- a CDS encoding DNA polymerase-3 subunit beta (product_source=KO:K02338; cath_funfam=3.10.150.10; cog=COG0592; ko=KO:K02338; pfam=PF00712,PF02767,PF02768; smart=SM00480; superfamily=55979; tigrfam=TIGR00663) — its product is MRFIVSTSTLLKHLQTVNGASSSSTVLPILENFLFEIKDGNLTISATDLQTSMTTALAVESKEEGKVAVPSKILLDTLKTLPDQPIAFNIDDSTFAIEISAGDGKYKLSGENGDDFPKIPVVENASSVNLPASVLTEAITKTIFAVSNDELRPAMTGVFCQLSPQHITFVATDAHKLVRYRRMDSKADKATSFILPKKALTLLKAALPSTDINVSVDYNATSAFFKFENINLVCRLIDERYPDYEAVIPTNNPNKLIIDRSLFLNTLRRVVIFANKTTHQVRLKISGSELNISSEDLDFANEAHERLSCQYDGEDLEIGFNARFLIEMLSNLSGDEVTLELSTPNRAGLLIPQTNDENEDVLMLVMPVMLNNSY
- a CDS encoding ABC-2 type transport system permease protein (product_source=KO:K01992; cog=COG3225; ko=KO:K01992; pfam=PF09822; tigrfam=TIGR03521; transmembrane_helix_parts=Inside_1_6,TMhelix_7_29,Outside_30_531,TMhelix_532_554,Inside_555_561), translated to MKLKNKWVNSIIVIAALITLNIVGQYAFHRFDFTADKRFTLSDKTKSLLEQNKKPVIITVFLAGELPPAFKRLQAAVSDILSDYRAYAKTEVKVVFVDPLAGLNQADQDTVINNLYERGIEATNLSVKTESGLTQKLVFPMAMMESKGKEFPIKLFQNLDTRGNYEDNINRSIENLEYIFTSSLKKVLSGDNPRIGFSESNGELSDLQLADAIHTLSSSYLVGRIDLNSIDKAGLDKLKMLIIAKPKKPFTETEKYKINYFVMNGGRVLWSIDQVNAELDSLRGKSGQMAVNSNLNLDDMLFMYGARINYNIIADPANSAEIPVSTGVVGGQNQMQLVPWIYYPILLPDTVESVVKKLDGIKSEFPSTVDTIGVKSVKKSYILATSPYNKVYNVPKLFSLQMVSEQLDPRSFQSKPQHVGLMLEGNFPSVFAGRPLPATITQPYSLESISKPAKMIVIGDGDIFKNQVSEQNGTPFLLGFDRYSQRTFGNKALLLNIVDYFTDNDNLIALRNKEVKIRLLDKAKIKLEKTKWQFINVVAPLLLLIFFAIFQHYHRKYKYAK